The Carassius gibelio isolate Cgi1373 ecotype wild population from Czech Republic chromosome A19, carGib1.2-hapl.c, whole genome shotgun sequence genome segment TGTCTGAGAAAGCATGAGCGTTGAGGTGTTAAAGAAAAGCTCACCTTGACGGTCAGATCTTCTCTTCCTAGAGAAACTCTCACTTTGATTGGTGGGAGATGTAGGCTGGACTCATGGGTTTCCACAGTTGCTCTCATTGCATTCTGTtatagagaagaagaaaaaacacataaaatgctTGATggtcaagtcattccaaacccatttaACTTTCTTACTTCTGTGGAATGCAAAAGGAGACGTTTAGTTTAAtgaacaaagacaaaaaagcacTATTAAATGGTCCATAAAACTTGTttactatattccaagtcttctgaatccATATAATAGCTTTGGTTTTAGTCAATATTAACTGAAAATTTAGCTCTTGAATCTAATTTACACTTGCACATACAGTATCTTGTTTTGTAACCAACTGCAATTTACCAACATTCTGTAAAAACTCATTTtgtgtcatacaggtttggaacaatatgagggtgaagTAATGATGATACATTTgcctcttttattttgtttatgcgAGACTATCATTGCATGGGCTATAGCTACTATAAAGTGATTCACGTACCTTGAAGAGCTCAAAGAGCATGTGGTACAGATGAGAAGGCACATAAACTATATGTATAAGGTCACTGGGTCCTTCAGCTGCAAAAACAACAGACATATCGATTCAGTAACAGTTGAGTTACCCGAAAAACAAGGCCATAACATGCTAgcccaaattaattaattaataaatgcaaagAAGAAATCAACACTGGCACGTTGCCCAAACTAGTCAGGTATAAAGCACATGATTGAGGTTATGCTGGCTAATTTGTTACTATGTGTTGTTAAAAAGGTGACTGGCCACAATGGTGGTCATTCAAGCTTGTAGGTTCTCTTTGCTTGACACAATAGTACACTGCTATTTACATGTCTAAGAGATAAAACCAGAGATCGTGGCAACATTTTGCCATTATGCAACTGAGTACACAGTGCTGCTCCTATCAACCATTTCTGTATAGACAAACAGTGATAAGATTATAAAGCGCTATTTCTGTCTACACGGATAAGTAATTAAAGAACATAGTAAATGTGGTTGCATAATAGTGCAATTCTcttataaaaactaattcaaatgtATAACGCTATTATTACTATCAGTCCACATCATGCATCTTACTGTACATATACTTTAAATGTACATGACAGTTACACTACCCTTCAAAAGTTTCCGTGAGAGTTTATGTTTTGAAAAAAGccgcttatgctcaccaaggatgaattatttgatgaaaaatacggtgaaaaccgtaatattgtgaaatattataaccatttaaaatagcagttttctatataaaaatatttcaaaatgtaatttatttagattttagtgACATGAACCTTAagcaatcattctaatatgctgtttgctgctcaggaaacatttcagaGCACCAAAGCTGCAGTTATTGTTTGAATTTGAAGACACAATTTGGGAAAGATGAGACTTTGTTTCTTATCAAAAGTAACAATATAACTGACAGTTTCCAATGAAATTCCACTGGTGCAGTGGTTAAAACAATGCTGTATTTGTATGGTACACATGTGTACCCAACCAAAAGTCCCATACCGAAAATGTCCGATATGAATATGTGTATCGTTAAACGCTTATAAGATATAGAAACTACAAGCATAATTAGACACTAGTCCAGGCATGTTTAAATGCATGCAGGACAAGAATGTGGCATTTCACTGCATACCCACTACAGACTAACATGAGTCAATAAGACTGTAAATAAGTGTAAATAAGACTGTAGAAAGctccctgcagagttcagcttttCTGCCAGCTCATGACTCACCATGCAAAGGACACACTTAGACTGAAAGTTTGAGAGAGAAAATTCTCGCTCACAGTTCACTTGTTTGATTTCCACTTCGGGAGAGGTCAAGTAGTACTGATCACACAGCATCTTGGCACTCTCACAGGCATCTAGAGAGAGAAAAAGTGAGACACAGCTTGAGTCGGCCCATGTATGGCCTGCAATGTCCATTTCACCCACAGTTTATTGGCTTTCTTTCACAGAGTAATTAATAGTGTTACACaggcaaaaaaaaacatggttaattaCCTTTTACAACCTCCACAACATCACAGTTTGGGTCGATACTGCCAATGTGTTTTGGGTGGGCTGGATTGGTGCTGCCATCAAAGATTAACGctaaaatgaacacattttatttgtaagGATGCATGATATATGGGTACTACATTTTAGCGATCCTTACCTGTATTCGATAAAATTTTAAAagcaacatttttcttaaaataactaACATTTGTATTAAGCAAGGAAACATTAAACTTATAAAAAGTGATGGTTAAATACAACTAAAATTTTACAAAtgacttcaataaaaaaaaaaaaaaaaaaaaaaaagaatccttaaaaaaagatcagtttccacaaaaatgtagcACAAATGTTTCCAACAATGGATAATAGTATTGTTTCTTAagccccaaatcagcatattacaatgatttctgaagaatcatgtgactgaaaacttatactgaataaaagttttatatatatacatatggtaAGTGATATAACATATttaaagttatataaaatatgacaatttaATAACACCGTTAAATGACTCCGTAGTAAATTCAAAAACACTTGTATGGATACTTATCCATATCCAATGCCTAAATTCCCttgaagcatttaaaatgattagtgTTTAAATTTGACTTAGACAAACTAGTACagaatttttcaatatattttctattaatcAGTTATGAAGCTATGGTACATTACAATATCAGCAAATTGCTAATCTTTTGTTTCAGCTAAGGCCAAAATATGTCTCCTACTTGGCCAGAACTTTAGTTCATGCCCTCAACACTTACTGTGCTGATTCATCAGCATGCGTGTGGAGATTCGGCTCATGTAGAAGCGGTCCAAAAAATACTGGACGTTCTGATTGGTCACGGGATCCACGCCAAAGGCCTCCTTGTACTCCAGCACTCCCTGTGCCATGGTGGGCACCACACTGTTGTGTCTGTTCCTGACATTGATCAGCGTTTCTGTGAATCTGAGAGACATACCAACCAGTTAAACACACTATTAGAGGTCACTTAGAGCAGGCTACAgccaagttaaactaaatgtgcAACATTCATGAAGAAGGACTTCGGATTTCCCAGAAAGCTCCTGAATACTGTACTTACTTAGTTAGGATGTTTTTATCATCAGGGTCTTTCTCCAAAAAGTCAACAAGCTCCATCAGACTCTGTGCATACCTGTTTTTGAGAGTAAACAAACAGTCAGCATTTATTTTTAGACTGGCTTTTATATAACTCATAAATGCGTAACATTAATGTGTTAACTTTATATTCCATTTCGGTTTTCAACTAAATTgaaactttcatttaaaaaaaaaataataataatttaggtgCATCACTTTTTCCAATTCAATACTGAATTCAATCGAATGAGATCAGAATCAAATTACATTGAAAACCTgtgaatcaaactgaattgtgAGATCTGCACCAATACCCTAGCTCTATTTGAAACACAGCCCTAATGCACCGCACACATTATGTAACATTGTGTATTGTTTCCTTTGAACAACAAAGCCAATTATAGTTGTTTGTCTGAATGGCTAAATGTATCGGACAGGTATTCTTATCACTGCTTTTGCTGAATGGTTATTAAAAAGCTTTGCATGGATAATTTGTGTAAGTTGGCATGATGGGAGACGTGTTGCATGGAGAACAACAGTCGTACATGTGACACGATGAACACACTGTATTGTACTAGCTACGATTCATCTGAATGACAGTTCTGTGTCAGTGTGCCACATTGCCAAAGAGGACTTGTCTACACTGAGACCTCTAGGAAGGTTGCAGCGCACACTTGTTTGTGTACAGTGTCTTATGCTATCTGACACAGCACATAACATTTTGATGAACACATTTGAAAGTTTTGTTTAGTTCACGTTTGGATCTCAGCATGATTCTGGAGTTTTGAGGACAAGGACCTTGAAACAAACAGACCATCTCATACTGTATGAATATTAAAACTCaagttataaaaatattttccctGTATCATACAGGGAAGACCAAGGGCAACTGTAGCATTTTGTACACTGTCCTTCATAACTCACAAACTATTACAAATCTACCTGACATTTATTGGACTAATATAGTGTAATAAACAGAAATACACGATAAAAGTTAACATAACAAAgaatatgtacagtacatttataaataaatacataaaaacagtttttttttgttgaacatTCATACTTTTTCTCAGGCAGTAGTACTTCACTGATTGTCGTAATGTTTGCTTGTTTGTGCTTGAATAAATGTGCGTGTTACAGTCCCAGTGTCATGTATAGTTAAAAACCTCTCGAAAAATATAAAACTTCTCAATCCAGCAGAGTCAGCGGAAAATGTTCAGTTTACCTTACACCCACAATTACATCATTTTCAATGCCTTCCAGTTGACTTGTTGAGCACAAAGCCTCAGCTAAACTTCAATAAGCTAAACTTCAACTAAGACAAAGttcaataactacaacagctcaTTTTGAACTTATAAATCATTCTTTCCTTCAAATTATGTCCTTTCAGAAGTCTATTCTCAAACAGAAAAGCCTTCCATGaaaaacaagctatttaaatCGCCTGCACGTTCATTCACCCCGCTTGAAAACCATACTCTGTCTACAATTTAAATAGATGatattcatcatttactcattcagTCTTGTTTTAAACCTTTTCCTTTCAATAGAGAAGACAGCCGAGAGTGACAGGAAAGGGATCAGAGCGAGACAAAGCAAAGGTCAGGCTCTGACCCACATCCTCATGAGAGCAACAACTACCACCtgctaatattaaaataacatttacctACACACACTTACTTTTTAGATTCCAATTCACTTATCTAGTAGTTTTAACAAAATAGCTAAGAAAGATTGTTACTTGTCTGGTCTGAGGGCAGGGGATTCCTTAAATGACTCCTTCAAAAGGACAGCTGTCTGTCCAGCGTCTTTGTTTTCATGAAGCAGCAACACTAATGAACTTGGACCTCAAGTCCAAATTTCTGAAAACTACCGACTGTTACAGTATATATCCATATGCGTTTTAGCCTAATGATGAACAGAAATGTTCTCTGAAAACACATTACTATTCAACCTGAACTAGCTAGAGTGGGGGCTGAATAATACtcaaaaatgctgatgaagtttAGTGATATCCTAAGTTTTTGCTAAGAGGTTGTTACAATGTGCAGAATCGGGACATAACTTACAATTCAATCTGGAACTGATACATTTTTCACCATCATGAAAAAAAAGACCACAACAGACGAACCAAAAATCAAGTCCTTTCAGCCAACAGATCTGCAGAAGTAAACAAATATAGCTCTGGTACTTTTTAAACACAATCTGTTGTTGTTATGATATTCCATGTAAAGCCACCGCAAACCTATTCAACCTCATCAAAATGTCATTACGTTTTAGCGAGATGAAAAAACCGTCAGCATCATTGCTCAAACTACAGTTTAATTTCTTGATTAAACGAACTTTGATTTGCTCTCAAACTTAGAAGGTCTTTATCTAAAAGACTTCATGGTCACCTTTCGTTTGAAGTCATGTGCTGAAACTATATGTCATATGAATTGTAAAAGGTTGACAGAGAGTCTATAGTAGGCTGAAACTGAACAGCATGTCAGCTGTGGATCTCACCAGCTCTGAAGCAGCTTCAGTGAAGGAGTGCTGAGCAGCTTGTCCGGGAGGAAGTCGATCTCCTTCATGATGTTGGCTAACCGGACAGGAAGCTCTTGCCTTAAAAACATGAAGGAGGTCTTTTCACAGGCATTGGCAGATCCTGTGAGCAAAACGGGACTACATTAGTAAGAATTTCACTTTTGACATGTACTGTACACCTGAAAATCACTATACTCTACAGTTCAGACCAATATTTTGGTTAAATCCCTAACTAGACATCACTTTGAACATGTGTAGATGCCTAAATGACTGTGGAGTTTAGAAGTTAGCTTTGTAATATAAGATGTCCTGTAAAATGACACTTTATTTCAgacatttgtgtattttaaatattacactttcttttattgtttttaaactaCTGGTCTATTTAGTACtaacatatacatacaaaatatcagttttttttatatgtatgataatagtctttaagaaaatgtaaacCTAGAGAGCTGCCTATATAGACCGCATGTTGTGTCACAGCTGCAGACAGATAAACCCTACAGATGCAGACAATACTGTACAAGTAGGTCAAGCTGTTCTTACGAAAATGGTTATATACATGGTATAGCACTATTAATGCTGTGGTTTTTTTGATAAGGTACATGACATATTCCCAATGACAAATAGATAAATACCATGTTATAAAGTGTCTTTGTACTTTTTATAAGTGAGCGCACTAGGTTTTCAGACACAAGCACAATGAATGGGTTGGCTCCATCAGATCCATTTCAAGCAGATAAACAACTCACCAAAGTCAATGAACTGCTTCATTGACAGCGGGGTCGGAGAGTACTTTGAAAACCTGTCCACTTGTTTAGGTATGTTCAGCTTCGAGCTGTTCTTCAGCATGATCTGGGCGAACTTCATGTTGATCTTCAAGTCAAATCCACAGATCTTGAACTGTTCTCGGCGAGTGTTTGTCCTGGTCTCATCCGATGCAGGTCACAAAGTTTGACATTCACAGACTGTTACTTCATCACATAAATGAAGATCACCACGGCTGTGATCAGATCGGAGCCCGTCTCAATCGCTCTAATTTGGTTTATTTGTCATTGCACCAAAATAACTGACCAGCACAAGGTACAAAACGGTACAAACATACTGTAACACGAAGGAGGGAGGGCAGAGGGGAGACTGTTACTCCAGTATGCACAGATAAAGTATTACAGATAGTAACCCACACATCAAGGCGTTTCTTTCTATTCTTATCGGCAGGTAAAACGCAATCATTGAGATAAATAGTTGATATATCAACTATAGTTGGTTATCTGATTTTGTCATATTCTGTTTCTTGTGCAGCGGACAGAAAAGGGCTTCACGATCTACGTGCTGTACATCTACAGCGTCCTGCCGCTGACGCACGCGTCGCGCACAGCTCAAGCAGAGCAAAAGTCTTTAGTCGGACTGacacaatttttatttgtattttttatcctTAGTGGTGTATTTAATTGTACAGCGTGTTAAAATAACGTCAGTTACTTCATGTAATGTGACAATGTACAATATattgagattttttatttttttattttatttaaatgcaaatttggTGATTAAATGCAAAGTTTCAGGGTTATTAGTACTAAAGGGAAAAtattaaagaaacataaaaaaatagtgtgtacaatcttttcaaaaataaaattttggctgttatattattgtatacttacaatacaataatataatctAAAGGACATGATATGAAGATATGAGAAATATGTTTGCTGTTTTTCGTTCCTGTTAATCTATGACCTAtgactcattttattttatttgtttatttttgcagtgATCATTTACATTATAGGCACATTTCGGTTGgcccatcttaaaccagcacacaatatttttttatgtttttttattttttattattattataattttttttagcctTGCTCATTTGAACTATGGCTCCATCTAGTGGTGTATAACGATTGAAATGAAcacattcttcttcttattattattatttctttttacttttttccaAGTTACCCATTAGTGCAATTTTCGTTTActgctgaagaagaagaagaagaagaagaagaagaagaagaagaagaagaagaagaagaagaaggaaaatACGCTAAACCCAGCCTTAAGTGGTAGGTTGGTCTTAGATGGTTTAAGGTGGAAGTAGCTGGTTTTAGCTCATCTTCCAGCCTGACCAGCTAAAACCAACCATACAGTTGTTTTCAGCAGGGATGTTAGGCTGGTTTAAGATGCTTTTTTCCAGCAAGAATATTGAAGTTAAGATCCAAATGAGATTGTTCTTATTGGATTTTGGTTAATTTGTTATCTTGTTAATGGTTATATCACCTAATGTTTACATCTGCACCTCAGGCACATCAGAATGCAGAATATCCGCTAGGTGGCACTGTTGCAGTGGATTAATTTATTTCTACATCTAGCATCATTTCGGAAAGGGAGAGGTGGGATCTGGGATCTTTTAGTTATCTCGAGGTAGCAAGGCGGTCTGTGAGCATCTTGCCACCTCTGAAAAAATGTAGGCCAACTAGCATTACATTTTGCCAACAATTTAGATTAATTTTCTAAACGGTCACATCGGATGatctcaaacattttttaaatcaaagggCCGTATTAAAGCGGACGACAGATTGTGTTCATCAGCAGTGATACAGCATATTTACAGTGGACAGCATCCACACTGGGAACAGGTAGGAGGTCTCTCACACACCGACTGCATGTTTCTCATGCTCACATAACCGTGGGGCTTCATACGTGCATTTTGTTGAAACGGCGCGCTGTGTTTTCATCCTTTATGTTCGATGACTTCATAATCGCATATGCTTCATGACGTCACCGTGCTTCTCCTGGTACCCACTGTTAGCAATAGCAACGCTGACATCATTTGTACATCCAAATGGATCATTGTCGGCCACCTGTGTAATATAACTGGATTTCCAATAATTGTATATTCTATGATTCTCTATAATCGAATTTGAGTCTGTTGTGACAACAAATCCAGTATTATGATAGTCCACCTAATGTGGCATCCTCACAGGACCTTATATATCTCTGGACCATATGAAGTCCACATCAGACATTTGACGTTTGCATGTGAATTTGCaatcaaaatgcatgtttttatttgattgatttgaaatgcatttgcattttgttttgtgcCATGTATTATGCCTTAATAAAGCTTTCCTCCACAGTCtgatattgttttattgttagtACCACTCCATTTCATCACATTTATTGGTAATGTgaattatttgataaaacatAGGATTTACACTTTTAAGAAGTATTAATCTTAGATTCTGCGGGTACATCTGCCACACCCTTAATACAGAAATAGCTAGTTTGATCTCCTAaatcagcaacaacaacaaaactatatatatatatatatatatatatatatatatatatatatatatatatatatatatatatatatatatatataatgttgtggAGTTAGGGGATCAAACTAGGTTTCTAATGcctcataaatattaaaaataagtttgCTCATAAATGTATTGAATTACACGGATAAATGCCAGCCAGGGCATTTCTGTTGAAAACACAAACAGTCCTTCAACTTGAACCAGTGATTTTCACTGCAGTAGAGAGTGATGAACTACTGCTTTTAATGAACCAAACCTCTGAATATGGTAGAACCTACTGTAATCTCCATACGGCCCTGCTTACACTGGGATGGGTGTGAAAACTGTGGGTCTGTGGTGTAACTGTTTTATTGCAGGGTAAAATGGCTGATAAGAGTGACCTAAAAGCTGAACTTGAGCGCAAGAAACAGCGCCTTGCTCAAatcagagaggaaaaaaagagaaaggaggaagaaaaaaagaagaaagaggtgagaaaaatattttaatgacacttaTTCAGAATGTGGTATTACTTAACATGAAtatctgagtttgtgtgtgcatttgtaaatgtaaacagtcagagACACAACAGAAAGCGGAAGCTGTTCCTGAGGACTCAGATTTGGACCGCAAGCGCAGGGAGACCGAGGCCCTCCTCCAGAGCATTGGCATCTCACCCGAACCTCCATTAGGTACAGTACACAGACCACTGGACCGCACTGAAATATCCATCTGCACCGCAGCCACCTCACTCAACAATGCCTGCCTCCAAAACACAGCGGAAAATTGCCTTTTTACCTTTGCCAAGATCAGGCTGTGTAATATTCTGGGTTCCCTTCATGTCTTTGAATGGGACTTCATCCAAACCTCTTTTTAGGCTGGAttttccctgttttttttttgtcttttggattCTGCATTTTAGTGTTTTTACTACACCGTACAGTATGTCCCTCATTACTAATCCTGTCAAAGTTGTTTTGTAATTGGTAATGAAATTCTAAGGTTTATCCGCCAAAATAGATCACACAAATATCTAGATCACACAAATATCTAGAGCTTTAACATAGACACTAATTAATGCAAACGTGAGCAAATTAAGAAACTCACAATTACTTGTTTTATGAATTATCTCACCACTCTACAGATTTTGTTAGTGATTGTAATCCCTTTATCTGCTATTATCGCCATCTAGTGCAGAGCCATGTGCATTACAAATGTGGACATGgccttttaaatgaaattaattctGATTGCGAATAGTATGAAATCATgcagtgtaaataaaataaataaataaaaaaaaaaacattttttcagatgtagcttcttcttttttttctaaatgaaaaaaaagatgaacaacattttatatctcacagttttatgtttttttttgtctgttcatAGTCCCGACACCCATGTCCCCATCAAAGTCAATGAGCACACCCAGCGAAACAGGCAGCCAGGACTCGGTTGATGGAGCAGCTGCTGGCAGGTATTTAACACCCCTTAATCTTCATGTACCTTCAGGAGACACAAATCTTTATTGTTTTTTAGTATttgagagaaaaacaaatgtcTTCTCCAATGATAGTTCAGTAAGGTAAACAATACTAGCAAGTTAATAacaatccattttattttattttaaatgctctaTATATACCACAGTTCAAAAGTgtggttgtatatatatattttatatataaatagcttGTGTTTAAGCAGGAACAAGTTAATTTGTAACACAAAAGTGTGGCTGATACCCATGTTTCTCTGTCTTTTTATATGGGATCAACAGATATAGGTAAGAATAATTCTGTGGTTCGTGTAATgtgctcattttttatttttccacttCATCTGTTCGCTTTAGACATTATAAAAGTATCCAATCTAATTCCACTGATACTGAAATGGAGAGTTCATGAGACTGCCTGATCAATTTAGTGGGCATCTAGAAATCGATAATCAACTGGAGAACTTCCTGTAAGAGAAATATATATAAGATGATGCGATCGATTTTTAACATACAGCATCAAAAATAACAGGCAAGAGTGTATCAGTTCCGGTAGCAGTGAGGGTTGTTAACAGACTCgtttttctttctctgaaatATGGCCAGATAGCTGCAGTCATGTGGAAAGGGGACGGCTGATGCGACTGCTGCTCTGGCATGTAATTAAGTCTGCAGAATGCAGAAGTGCGGCACGTTTGACACATGATGTGCGTGTTTGTCCCTGTCAGTGCTCCCTGCAGGGGGCTGGACTGAAGGGATATTTCCAGGACCTATCAATGACTTCATCTTTAGCTATGCAGTACCATTGCCTCATGATAGCTTGATTGTCACAAAGGATTTCAAGAGTTGTTTTTGCTTCGAGGTCGGTTGTAACAGTGTCCCGCTCGAAGTGTCTTCATCTATAACTCTTGTCCTCTCCCAGGTCAGGGGTCAGTGGCATTAGTAAGCACAAAACAGACACAAACTATGAAAGGAATGTATCTGCACAAAACCCTAACCCAGAATCCCAAGCAGCTCCTTTGAAGGGAACGTGTGTGCTCTGCTATTAAAGTCGGCGCACAGTGGAAAAAAGCAGAGCGGTTTGGGTCGTCCCCCCGGTGTGACTGCCTGATGCCTGCTGTTACCTTGAGCCTTGACTTCAGCAATTCCTCTCGCATGGTTAAATTGGAGCCATTTGCAACGACGTGAATGACAATACggttttttaaatgtcatcacTGGTAAAACAGAGTGTCAGTTTGACACGCGACCCCTCTGGCTGTGTAAGCTGagtgaaaaaaattaatagcCACGTTTGTGACTTGTACTGAAGGTGGAGGAAAAAAGTTTACAAGGTCAACACTGTTTTGACTTGTTTCTATAGGAGAAGATATGCACATCACAGCAAAGCTTTGCCTTTGTGGGTCATataagaatataatatatatatatatatatatatatatatatatatatatatatatatatatatatatatatatatatatatatgttacattcTGGCCACCAATCAAAACACGTCATGTATGAAACTGTGCATACTGTTTGTTTATCTTTCTAGTCGGCTTAAAATAATTGAGTTTATGAGAGAAGATAGGCTTTAATATCAGATGGTACTTTGAAAAAGACCTACTTTAACCACCTTTTTTTTTAGCGTAAGTGTAAGTGAGGGCATTTGTAACTTGAATGAGTGAGGCTTCCGGTTCCATCCGCTTCTAGTTATGtttagaggtaaaaaaaaaaaaacctttatgctACTTGATACTGCAAACTGGTATTCTCATcatgttatttaaatttattatcataatcattaacacactggtttgtagcgcatatagttttactgtttactgaACTGTGTTATTCTTCTAGTTATCTTCCTATAGAGAATGTGAAGCTGACGTCAAGCCGCGTTGAGTTCTGGGAAACTTCTTTGTTTATCCGCCATACTGGTAGCATCCACTATTGCATTTAGGGCAATAGTTAGATTTTTCTGTCATGATTGTGAGAAATGGCACCATTGTATGTCATTCATGCTGCATCGAGAATTGCGATAGTAACTCAGATCATCGTTCTGAGAGAAAGCTGGacaatgtaatatgtttttttgccTTTTCTTTGTGTAAAAACACCAAGCAGGTCGTGAAGACGAAGATGCCGGATAGTAAATCTATTAATGTCACTGATTAAACCTACTGCCTGTCACTCAATAAAAGATTCACATAGctgcatttttttacattttgatattgTTTGGTTTAATAATTAACATTACCTTTGCGAGTATGAGTCTCACTCGGCTTGTGAATTAGCAGAGCTTGAACAGAGACATTATACATTGCTCAACATAATGCTTAATGTggcttttttttgcatgtttaggCACCAGGCAATCATCCCCaagcagaggcgtcatgcccttTCAAACCGAGGGGACATGTGCCCCTCAGATTTTTGACCCAACTGGTTTTTGAAtccagcttccaaaagacaaaaaaattgactaataatatttttacatttgatatgATCACACCTGTATGATTATGATCAGCTGCTCAATTCAAATGTGCATTTGCGGTTTgtctggcgctgagccagagacagacgtgtTCATGTGTCATCTATCAAATCTTTGAAAATTGAAAAGTGTCAATTGCAGCACTACATTTAAATCTGCCCATGCTGCATCATATcttctttttaatagtttttgcaGAGTTGCGCAATAAACCATTTgctgattctgttgagcttatgaatacAATGTCCAATCAGAAGCGTTCAGATTAGTCATCGCTGAAGTTTTTTCAGTGCGCATGCTCGCAGACTAAATTCTGCACTTTCTCATTGCAAATTCTCTAATCATAAACGTCAGAGTGTAAATGTGCATACGATGTAATTAAGAGATTCATTTCAGCTCCAAGAGATTAGGAGATTCATAGACAGCTTTATTAATTATAGGCAAACAAGAGTTTTTTGAGAGTGCTTAAACTCACACTAGATTTAAgtcaatgaaaattgtatttgattgtGTAAACGTTCTTGGCTTTCTTTCTGTATAATGAAAG includes the following:
- the LOC127935392 gene encoding pyruvate dehydrogenase (acetyl-transferring) kinase isozyme 2, mitochondrial-like isoform X2; amino-acid sequence: MKFAQIMLKNSSKLNIPKQVDRFSKYSPTPLSMKQFIDFGSANACEKTSFMFLRQELPVRLANIMKEIDFLPDKLLSTPSLKLLQSWYAQSLMELVDFLEKDPDDKNILTKFTETLINVRNRHNSVVPTMAQGVLEYKEAFGVDPVTNQNVQYFLDRFYMSRISTRMLMNQHTLIFDGSTNPAHPKHIGSIDPNCDVVEVVKDACESAKMLCDQYYLTSPEVEIKQVNCEREFSLSNFHDLIHIVYVPSHLYHMLFELFKNAMRATVETHESSLHLPPIKVRVSLGREDLTVKMSDRGGGVPLRKIERLFSYMYSTAPSPVTGNSRNAPLAGFGYGLPISRLYAKYFQGDLQLYSMEGYGTSAVIYLKALSTESIERLPVFNKSALRHYQTSTEADDWCIPSSEPKKLGKYEYGVERKEKLIR
- the LOC127935392 gene encoding pyruvate dehydrogenase (acetyl-transferring) kinase isozyme 2, mitochondrial-like isoform X1, translated to MKFAQIMLKNSSKLNIPKQVDRFSKYSPTPLSMKQFIDFGSANACEKTSFMFLRQELPVRLANIMKEIDFLPDKLLSTPSLKLLQSWYAQSLMELVDFLEKDPDDKNILTKFTETLINVRNRHNSVVPTMAQGVLEYKEAFGVDPVTNQNVQYFLDRFYMSRISTRMLMNQHTLIFDGSTNPAHPKHIGSIDPNCDVVEVVKDACESAKMLCDQYYLTSPEVEIKQVNSEGPSDLIHIVYVPSHLYHMLFELFKNAMRATVETHESSLHLPPIKVRVSLGREDLTVKMSDRGGGVPLRKIERLFSYMYSTAPSPVTGNSRNAPLAGFGYGLPISRLYAKYFQGDLQLYSMEGYGTSAVIYLKALSTESIERLPVFNKSALRHYQTSTEADDWCIPSSEPKKLGKYEYGVERKEKLIR